A genomic window from Dehalococcoidales bacterium includes:
- the ilvD gene encoding dihydroxy-acid dehydratase, with amino-acid sequence MKSDAVKKGLERAGHRSLLHAVGVSRSDIDKPFVGIINSFSEIVPGHIHLRSIAEAVKQGVYAGGGMPFETNTIAVCDGIAMNHPGMKYSLPSRELIADSVEIVAEAHAFDALVFIPNCDKVVPGMLMAAVRLNVPSIFISGGPMLAGRMPGSNEKIDLISVFEAVGKVTSGQMSEEELARLEMIACPGCGSCAGMFTANTMNCLTEAVGLALPGNGTIPATDSRRIRLARAAGEQVMHLLADNTCPRDIVTPKSIHNAFTVDMALGGSTNSVLHFMAIAHETGISFPLPQVNDINESTPTLCRLSPAGENRIEDLDLAGGIPAVMNEVRDRLNLDSVTVSGKTVGESIRDCPVLDRDVIHTVDDAYSATGGIAILFGNLAPDGAVVKKSAVAPEMMSHVGPARVFESEEEATSTIMAGGIKHGDVVVIRNEGPKGGPGMREMLTPTSLLSGMGMDKDVALITDGRFSGGSRGAAIGHVSPEAASRGPIAALQDGDVIKIDIPNYKLEVDLSESEISQRLSRLGEFEARVKTGYLSRYIEKVTSASTGAVFE; translated from the coding sequence ATGAAAAGTGACGCTGTCAAGAAAGGACTGGAGCGGGCAGGGCATCGCTCCCTGCTGCATGCCGTCGGTGTATCCCGGTCCGACATTGACAAGCCCTTCGTGGGCATAATCAACAGCTTCAGTGAAATTGTACCGGGACATATCCACCTGCGGAGTATCGCCGAAGCTGTCAAGCAGGGAGTATATGCCGGTGGCGGGATGCCTTTCGAGACCAACACTATCGCTGTGTGTGATGGCATCGCCATGAACCATCCGGGTATGAAGTACAGCCTGCCCAGCCGGGAGTTGATTGCCGACTCCGTGGAGATAGTGGCCGAGGCCCATGCCTTTGACGCCTTGGTCTTCATCCCCAACTGCGATAAAGTAGTCCCTGGTATGCTTATGGCGGCAGTCAGGCTCAACGTACCGTCCATTTTCATTAGCGGCGGGCCAATGCTGGCGGGACGTATGCCCGGAAGCAATGAAAAAATCGACCTCATATCCGTGTTTGAGGCCGTGGGCAAGGTTACTTCCGGACAGATGAGCGAAGAGGAACTGGCCCGACTTGAAATGATCGCCTGTCCCGGCTGCGGAAGCTGCGCCGGCATGTTCACTGCCAACACTATGAACTGCCTCACCGAGGCTGTGGGGCTGGCACTGCCCGGTAATGGCACCATTCCGGCAACAGATTCGAGGAGGATACGACTGGCAAGGGCCGCCGGGGAGCAGGTCATGCACCTGCTGGCGGACAACACCTGTCCCCGTGACATAGTGACCCCGAAATCGATACACAATGCCTTTACGGTGGATATGGCCCTGGGCGGCAGCACCAACTCGGTGCTGCATTTTATGGCAATTGCCCACGAAACAGGCATCAGTTTCCCTCTGCCTCAAGTGAATGACATCAACGAGTCCACCCCGACTCTATGCCGGCTCAGTCCCGCCGGAGAGAATCGCATCGAAGACCTGGACCTTGCCGGTGGCATTCCCGCGGTGATGAATGAGGTCAGGGACAGGCTGAACCTGGACTCGGTGACCGTATCGGGAAAGACGGTCGGCGAGAGTATCAGGGACTGCCCCGTCCTGGATAGAGATGTCATCCACACAGTGGATGATGCATATTCTGCCACGGGTGGAATCGCCATCCTCTTCGGCAACCTCGCCCCGGACGGCGCCGTTGTCAAGAAGAGCGCGGTCGCCCCGGAAATGATGTCCCACGTGGGACCGGCCAGGGTGTTCGAGTCCGAGGAGGAGGCAACCAGCACAATCATGGCTGGCGGTATCAAGCACGGTGACGTAGTGGTCATCCGCAACGAAGGTCCCAAAGGCGGACCGGGTATGAGGGAGATGCTCACACCGACGTCCCTGCTCAGCGGTATGGGTATGGACAAAGACGTCGCCCTGATTACTGACGGGCGCTTCTCCGGTGGCTCCCGGGGTGCCGCTATCGGCCATGTTTCTCCGGAGGCAGCCAGTCGCGGACCGATTGCCGCCCTGCAGGATGGAGACGTTATCAAAATTGATATCCCGAACTACAAACTGGAGGTAGACCTTAGCGAAAGCGAGATTTCACAGCGCCTCTCCCGGCTGGGTGAGTTTGAAGCCAGGGTGAAAACAGGATACCTCAGCCGCTATATTGAAAAGGTAACATCAGCCAGCACCGGAGCGGTGTTCGAATAG